A part of Aegilops tauschii subsp. strangulata cultivar AL8/78 chromosome 2, Aet v6.0, whole genome shotgun sequence genomic DNA contains:
- the LOC120961884 gene encoding ASI1-immunoprecipitated protein 1-like codes for MAASDEMAQKDEDDMKDEKQAEKEYADFEARVKRTIYIDHLSPLVTSQVIKASLAQCANVVNTEFIENYTIEYEIPAAALVEVDNVSQAQAAVDLMNNFPFMLGGMPRPVRAAFAKPEMFPDRPRKPGLKIEFSWVKQGDPGYDGMNKLKGLMRRQEAENMALIKNQLEEEKELAAQQQETLEANSNKYDMLENLVNNGEITKLAQHYKVKLGDD; via the exons ATGGCGGCATCCGACGAAATGGCTCAGAAGGACGAAGATGATATGAAGGACGAAAAACAGGCTGAGAAGGAGTACGCTGATTTCGAGGCGAGGGTCAAGAGGACGATATACATCGACCACCTCTCCCCTCTGGTCACCAGCCAGGTCATCAAGGCGTCTCTCGCCCAGTGCGCCAATGTCGTCAACACGGAGTTCATCGAGAACTACACGATCGAGTACGAGATCCCCGCCGCTGCGTTGGTGGAGGTGGACAACGTGTCGCAGGCCCAGGCTGCTGTGGACCTGATGAACAACTTCCCTTTCATGCTCGGCGGGATGCCCAGGCCTGTGAGGGCTGCCTTTGCAAAGCCCGAGATGTTTCCGGACCGCCCTAGGAAGCCTGGCTTGAAGATTGAGTTCAGCTGGGTAAAGCAGGGAGATCCGGGGTATGATGGGATGAATAAGCTCAAGGGCCTTATGAGGAGGCAAGAAGCAGAAAATATGGCACTCATCAAG AATCAATTGGAAGAGGAGAAGGAGCTGGCGGCGCAGCAGCAGGAAACCCTGGAAGCAAACAGCAATAAGTACGACATGCTCGAGAACCTCGTGAACAACGGGGAAATCACTAAACTCGCTCAGCATTACAAGGTCAAGCTGGGAGACGACTGA